The Vibrio mangrovi genome includes a region encoding these proteins:
- a CDS encoding AAA family ATPase has translation MQSAAAFQQLQHYLNSQVIGQESLVRQVLVALLADGHILVEGPPGLAKTRAIKSLADCIEGSFHRVQFTPDLLPADLTGTDIFRPETGEFQFQPGPVFHSLLLADEINRAPAKVQAAMLEAMAERQVTAGRKTYALPKLFLVMATQNPIEQEGTYPLPEAQLDRFLLHLNVDYPDADSELSILRLNRGEAQGVKPQQPEKLSQDDIFSARQEVLNIHMAEAIEQYIVRLVMATRQPEKYDDKLRQWLEMGVSPRATIALDRCARASAWLAGRDFVSPEDVQSMAFPVLRHRLLLTYQAQAEGIHPNQIINHVLSLVGSA, from the coding sequence ATGCAATCAGCAGCAGCTTTTCAACAATTACAACACTATTTAAACAGTCAGGTTATTGGTCAGGAATCTCTGGTCAGACAGGTGTTGGTCGCTTTGCTGGCCGATGGACATATTCTGGTTGAAGGTCCACCGGGACTGGCAAAAACCCGGGCAATCAAATCACTGGCCGACTGCATCGAAGGTTCTTTTCACCGGGTACAGTTTACCCCGGATCTACTTCCCGCAGACTTAACCGGAACCGATATATTTCGCCCGGAAACCGGCGAGTTTCAATTTCAGCCCGGTCCGGTATTTCATTCACTGCTACTTGCCGACGAGATTAACCGGGCTCCGGCAAAAGTGCAGGCAGCGATGCTTGAAGCGATGGCCGAAAGACAAGTCACGGCAGGCAGGAAAACATACGCACTCCCCAAACTATTTCTGGTGATGGCCACACAAAACCCGATAGAGCAGGAAGGGACTTATCCACTCCCTGAAGCACAGCTGGACCGTTTTTTACTGCATCTCAATGTCGACTATCCGGATGCAGATAGTGAATTGTCAATTCTGCGTCTCAACCGGGGAGAAGCTCAGGGCGTTAAACCACAGCAACCGGAAAAACTGTCTCAGGACGATATTTTCAGCGCCCGTCAGGAAGTTCTGAATATTCATATGGCAGAAGCTATCGAGCAATATATTGTTCGTCTGGTCATGGCAACGCGCCAGCCGGAAAAATATGACGATAAACTCAGACAATGGCTTGAAATGGGAGTTAGTCCCAGAGCAACAATTGCTCTGGATCGTTGTGCCCGGGCCAGCGCCTGGCTTGCCGGGCGGGATTTCGTCAGCCCGGAAGATGTCCAGAGCATGGCCTTTCCGGTGCTACGCCATCGCCTGCTTCTGACCTATCAGGCTCAGGCCGAAGGCATTCATCCGAATCAGATCATCAACCACGTTCTTTCTTTGGTCGGTAGTGCCTGA
- a CDS encoding DUF58 domain-containing protein — MAMELPAYSNGVTLCLEELLAYKQHCASWLPPAKSLWSTMSGQHLSRQLGRGMNFSEVRRYQPGDDIRAIDWRVTARTGKPHTKLFSEEREKPVILYIDLSATMHMGSRLLLKSVQAAHMAALLAWLSLAQKDRCGALIDLGDSLIDIKPKSHQPGVLALLQKLIDCQTRQLQINQTHTSAVLPMSESLTALNRLSPKGSEVILVSDYTRYHDDLKPQFSQLRRHNQVRLIHIYDPLEQGETAFRGIEFVADQQQSRWLNFSAQSTRTGIKKAFESQKDRLELLSRSLGIPYTRLSSDTPLLKQLSGSY; from the coding sequence ATGGCAATGGAACTCCCTGCTTACAGTAATGGTGTCACTCTATGTCTGGAAGAACTGCTCGCTTATAAACAGCACTGTGCTTCCTGGCTGCCACCAGCCAAAAGTCTGTGGTCAACCATGTCCGGACAACACCTGAGCCGCCAGCTGGGCCGGGGCATGAACTTTTCAGAGGTTCGCCGCTATCAGCCCGGAGATGATATTCGGGCAATCGACTGGCGGGTAACCGCCCGGACCGGTAAACCACACACAAAGCTCTTTAGTGAAGAACGGGAGAAACCGGTGATTCTCTATATTGATCTGAGTGCCACAATGCATATGGGTTCCCGCTTATTGCTGAAGTCAGTCCAGGCTGCTCATATGGCTGCATTGCTGGCATGGCTGTCACTGGCTCAGAAAGATCGCTGCGGAGCACTGATCGATTTGGGAGACAGCCTGATCGATATTAAACCTAAAAGTCACCAACCCGGTGTGCTGGCTCTGCTCCAGAAACTGATTGATTGTCAGACCAGACAACTACAGATAAATCAGACACACACATCAGCTGTCTTACCTATGTCAGAAAGTTTAACCGCCTTAAACCGTCTGTCCCCGAAAGGCAGTGAGGTGATACTGGTAAGTGATTACACACGCTATCACGATGATCTGAAACCACAGTTCAGTCAGTTACGCAGACATAATCAGGTACGGCTAATCCATATCTATGACCCACTCGAACAGGGAGAAACCGCCTTTCGGGGGATCGAATTCGTCGCCGATCAACAGCAGAGCCGATGGCTCAACTTTTCAGCACAAAGTACACGGACAGGAATTAAAAAAGCCTTTGAATCTCAGAAAGATAGGCTAGAATTACTCAGTCGGAGTCTGGGAATCCCCTACACCCGGCTTTCGAGTGATACACCTTTGCTGAAACAACTATCCGGAAGTTACTAA
- a CDS encoding DUF4381 domain-containing protein → MARSISELLDLQPLHLPDSPSWWPLAWGWLSLAGCIIITVLLITWMILWQRKRIAPKKVALRLLQPTHGHVTPSDAIELVRQASLSYFPRQDIAHLTGHDWYAFLDDQLGKPLFIPNESLWQKALYQKSKSEEPQQHLINDCLIWVQEALPPKRRKRR, encoded by the coding sequence ATGGCACGATCGATCTCAGAGTTACTTGACCTTCAACCTCTTCATCTGCCGGATTCACCATCGTGGTGGCCCCTTGCATGGGGCTGGCTGAGCCTCGCCGGGTGCATCATCATCACAGTGTTACTGATAACCTGGATGATCCTCTGGCAGCGTAAACGTATTGCACCCAAAAAAGTCGCATTACGATTATTGCAACCTACACATGGTCACGTCACACCATCCGATGCAATCGAGTTGGTCAGACAGGCTTCGCTGAGCTATTTCCCCCGTCAGGACATTGCACATTTAACCGGACATGACTGGTATGCATTCTTAGATGACCAGTTGGGGAAACCGCTGTTTATTCCCAATGAGTCCCTGTGGCAAAAAGCACTGTATCAAAAATCGAAATCAGAAGAACCGCAACAACATCTGATTAACGACTGCCTCATCTGGGTACAGGAAGCCTTACCGCCAAAGAGAAGAAAAAGGAGATAA
- a CDS encoding vWA domain-containing protein has protein sequence MAHIEFIWWWMLFLLPLPLLVIKLLPPHKQPAAIQLAYLPEEGGLTKPSHWFAQLLTGAIWVALVVACARPAWFGDPVTVQPKHRDLMLVVDLSYSMSQKDMQDGDDFVDRLTAVKRVLGRFIEQRQGDRLGLVLFADHAYLQTPLTFDRETVRRKLNQTVLKLIGTETAIGEGIGLATKTFIDGHAPQRVMILLSDGTNTAGVLDPIQAAHIAKKYHAIIYTVGIGAGEMVVKDFVFSRKVNTARDLDEDTLKQIAKITGGKYFRARNRQDLDNIYATINQLEPVQQASQTWRPQSEWFIYPLALALLLSFVLVIVRRNHV, from the coding sequence TTGGCACATATTGAGTTCATCTGGTGGTGGATGTTGTTCCTGCTACCACTACCATTGTTGGTTATTAAACTGCTTCCACCGCACAAACAACCCGCAGCAATTCAACTGGCCTATCTCCCGGAAGAAGGCGGTCTGACAAAACCCAGTCACTGGTTTGCCCAACTGCTGACCGGAGCAATTTGGGTGGCACTGGTCGTTGCTTGTGCCCGTCCGGCCTGGTTTGGTGATCCAGTTACGGTTCAGCCCAAACACCGGGATTTGATGCTGGTTGTCGACTTATCTTATTCAATGAGCCAGAAAGACATGCAAGACGGAGATGATTTCGTTGACCGTCTGACAGCAGTCAAACGTGTACTTGGCCGGTTTATCGAGCAGAGACAAGGCGACCGTCTGGGGCTGGTACTTTTTGCTGATCATGCTTATCTGCAAACACCACTGACTTTTGATCGGGAAACCGTACGCCGGAAATTGAATCAAACCGTATTGAAACTAATCGGGACAGAAACTGCCATCGGAGAAGGCATCGGACTTGCCACAAAAACATTTATTGATGGACATGCACCTCAGCGGGTGATGATTCTGCTCAGTGACGGAACCAACACGGCCGGAGTGCTGGATCCAATTCAGGCTGCACATATTGCAAAAAAATATCATGCTATTATCTATACCGTCGGGATTGGCGCCGGTGAAATGGTCGTCAAAGACTTTGTATTCAGCCGTAAGGTAAATACCGCCCGGGATTTAGATGAAGATACACTGAAACAAATTGCCAAAATTACCGGAGGAAAGTATTTCCGGGCACGGAATCGTCAGGATCTGGATAATATCTATGCAACGATTAACCAGTTGGAACCCGTTCAGCAAGCCAGCCAGACCTGGCGCCCTCAGAGTGAATGGTTCATCTATCCGCTCGCGCTTGCACTACTACTCTCGTTTGTTCTGGTGATCGTAAGGAGAAATCATGTCTGA
- a CDS encoding VWA domain-containing protein codes for MSDFVFLNPVWLTGLFPVALLLAWLTMRRKQQSLIAPHIAQALGMYNETTSSNKLLLLALSWTIAIVALSGPSFERQLRPTYNNTGARVLVMDMSRSMYATDNHPSRLIQARYKAVDLLKHWKEGVTGLVAYAGDAYTVSPMTTDTATIRNLLPNLTPDIMPYQGADAARGVKQAIQMMKDAGLHQGAIILITDELDAQERQGITDLLSGSRWQLAILGMGSRTGAPIPTDNGALLKTTQGQTVIAKANFNEMKSLAQSLHGTFISVQLNNQDIDTLVNATQVNTAKSRMSGKQQIADRINQGYWLVPLLLIPALLLFRRGLLFCWIGLCVSIGTTPRVQASPWLNTDQEAKHLFDAQDYQKAARQFSDPDWKAAAYYRSGDYQQAIKALSSIKSPTPSQQYNLANAYAKHGDLQKAIDLYKQVLQATPDDQDARHNLDVVKKAQQQQQQQQQQQQQQQQQQQQQKNNRSSAQNQSSQSASQQKQPQQGQSQEEKTQQARQGQSSQNPSEQKQSQQSQQSGQTKKQNQQQNSQTKTAQKQDATKKAANTAHTRNTDQNQSKDKMTQPQEQNRQTDPELRKLQQVENTRDPSRLLRAELMLQAEQKEPPEDNGKSW; via the coding sequence ATGTCTGACTTTGTATTTCTCAATCCGGTCTGGCTGACCGGGCTGTTTCCTGTAGCGCTACTGCTTGCATGGCTGACGATGCGTAGAAAACAACAATCGCTGATTGCCCCACATATTGCTCAGGCTCTCGGGATGTATAACGAAACAACATCCAGCAATAAGTTGCTCCTGCTTGCTCTGAGCTGGACGATAGCAATCGTGGCACTTTCCGGCCCCAGCTTCGAACGCCAGCTTCGCCCGACATATAACAATACCGGAGCCAGAGTGTTGGTCATGGATATGTCCCGTTCTATGTATGCGACAGACAATCATCCCAGCCGACTGATACAGGCCCGCTATAAAGCCGTTGATTTACTGAAACACTGGAAAGAAGGCGTCACCGGGCTGGTCGCCTATGCCGGAGATGCCTATACCGTCAGTCCGATGACAACTGACACTGCAACAATCCGTAACCTGCTCCCCAACCTGACACCAGATATCATGCCATATCAGGGTGCTGATGCTGCCCGTGGTGTAAAACAAGCGATTCAGATGATGAAAGATGCCGGGCTTCATCAGGGTGCGATCATTCTGATCACCGACGAACTGGATGCACAAGAACGCCAGGGTATCACCGATCTACTCTCCGGTAGTCGCTGGCAACTGGCTATTTTAGGCATGGGCTCCCGAACCGGTGCACCAATTCCTACCGATAATGGTGCGCTTCTCAAAACAACTCAGGGACAAACCGTCATCGCCAAAGCAAATTTCAATGAGATGAAATCACTGGCTCAATCGCTGCACGGTACATTTATTTCCGTACAGCTGAATAATCAGGATATCGACACATTGGTCAATGCAACTCAGGTGAATACCGCAAAGAGCCGTATGTCAGGTAAGCAACAGATAGCGGATCGTATCAATCAGGGTTACTGGCTGGTACCACTCCTCTTAATTCCGGCACTCCTGCTATTTCGTAGAGGATTACTCTTCTGCTGGATTGGATTGTGCGTATCTATTGGTACGACACCCCGTGTGCAGGCCTCGCCCTGGCTTAATACGGATCAGGAAGCAAAACATCTTTTCGATGCACAGGATTACCAGAAAGCCGCCCGGCAATTTTCTGACCCGGACTGGAAAGCAGCCGCCTACTATCGCTCAGGGGATTATCAGCAAGCGATTAAGGCATTGTCATCAATCAAATCCCCAACACCGAGCCAGCAATACAATCTGGCCAATGCGTACGCAAAGCATGGCGATCTCCAAAAAGCAATTGACCTTTATAAGCAGGTGCTTCAGGCAACCCCGGATGATCAGGATGCACGCCATAATCTTGATGTGGTGAAAAAAGCCCAGCAACAGCAACAGCAACAGCAACAGCAACAGCAACAGCAACAGCAACAGCAACAGCAACAAAAGAATAATCGTTCTTCCGCACAGAACCAGTCTTCACAGTCTGCATCACAACAGAAGCAGCCCCAACAGGGACAGTCGCAGGAAGAAAAAACGCAACAAGCGCGACAAGGACAGTCGTCTCAAAATCCATCCGAGCAGAAACAGTCACAGCAGAGTCAACAGTCAGGACAAACCAAAAAACAGAATCAACAGCAAAACTCTCAGACAAAAACGGCTCAGAAGCAGGATGCAACGAAAAAGGCTGCGAATACAGCTCACACCAGAAATACAGATCAAAACCAGAGCAAAGACAAAATGACTCAGCCTCAGGAGCAGAACCGGCAAACAGATCCTGAGCTACGCAAGCTGCAACAGGTTGAAAATACCAGAGATCCCAGCCGCCTGCTTCGGGCAGAGCTGATGCTTCAGGCTGAGCAGAAAGAACCACCAGAGGACAATGGCAAATCATGGTAA